The Pseudalkalibacillus hwajinpoensis DNA window TGAATACCGCTCGTAAGCCAGTCAGCTCTTATAACAGGACAGGTCGCCGGCGTTGTGGTCACGACGATGTCGCTCCTGCGCACCGCTTCTTCTCTGCTCACCGCTTCTACTTTCACCCCGAGTCTAGCTTCTATATCATTGATATACTTTAGGATGTTTTCTTCCTTTCGTCCGTAAACGAACACTCTTTCAAGGTCACGAACATGGGTCAGTGCCTCGATTTGATAGCGGGCTTGACTTCCTGTTCCGATCACTCCCGCCGTCCTAGCATCTTCTCTCGCAAGATGCTTAGCTGCAACAGCTCCAGCAGCTGCTGTTCGGATATCTGTCAGGTAACCATTATCAAGCAGCATTGCCTCTGGCTGACCGGTCTTAGAGTTAAACAGCATCATCAATCCATTTCCACTCGGTAATCCAAGCTTGTGATTATTGAAAAAGCCAGACGACACTTTGATTGCGAAATAATCAAGTCCTTCAACGTAAGCCGATTTCACATCAACCTCACCGTTATATAATGGAATGTCGATTCGCATGATTGGCGGCATCTCGACTCGTTTAGTGGCAAGATTGATAAATGCCTCCTCTACAACCTGAATGGTGTCAGCATTTAACCTAATA harbors:
- a CDS encoding cyclodeaminase, whose amino-acid sequence is MILFTEEEIRKHIRLNADTIQVVEEAFINLATKRVEMPPIMRIDIPLYNGEVDVKSAYVEGLDYFAIKVSSGFFNNHKLGLPSGNGLMMLFNSKTGQPEAMLLDNGYLTDIRTAAAGAVAAKHLAREDARTAGVIGTGSQARYQIEALTHVRDLERVFVYGRKEENILKYINDIEARLGVKVEAVSREEAVRRSDIVVTTTPATCPVIRADWLTSGIHVTAMGSDAETKQELEAEVLERADVLVCDVKEQSRRLGEIHHARSQAEMLARAVELGELTAGRIKGRKNAEQITVCDLTGTGVQDTAIALYAYTLLKEKKAGAAV